The following is a genomic window from Rutidosis leptorrhynchoides isolate AG116_Rl617_1_P2 chromosome 8, CSIRO_AGI_Rlap_v1, whole genome shotgun sequence.
aatattattatattattatattctatttcaatattattatattattatattctatttcaatattattatattattatattttatttcaatattattataattaaaaatatagtgttttagcgctccccggcagcggcgccaaaaacttgatgtgtgtcgcgaggggtacgaaatagtgttttttttaatacaaaatactacaaaatatgacacaagttttattaatttacggatgggatatacctaaaccttgctacaacactataggcagtgtacctaatcgtagagtagtgtagtttttagtaagtccggttcgttccacagggagctggtgatacttactatatttttaactatatttatataaaatatatataattatataagtagtaatattattataaaaggggggttttaccgtttaatgaccggtttgtcgattctatattttaagcgtaaagataaatgacgataattaaagtgcgtaaaataatgacaataaataaaatgacagtaaataaaattgcgagtaataaaatgacagtaaataaagatacgatgagaaatataataaaagaattatgcttatttaaacttccgtaatcatgatgtttgacgtgttgattttaatttattaccatgggttaattgtcctttgtcctggtttatttgatacgtctatctggtttttgtccataatagtccatcggtcataaatataaagtgcgagtatcctcgtcaaattacccttatacccgaagtcaaatattccaactgattaaggatttaaactgtgacgcagttatcacttctgtcaacaattacaccagttatcactgtatgtaatccacccctgttttaattagtttatgaatattaatttatccacttgatcagaatgaataatcaattacccaacccaattaattaattaaatgattataacagattccatatgaacatcactaaataggacaaccataatcattattaattattaggttaattaatttgaagataggttcgacagactccaatgagttgtcactcaattagacaataccccccatctattaatagttaatagtccaatttccacaagtgtcggtcttttgcccaaaccttaattatggtacaaagcccaattacccaattttagtaattagcccaacatcatgattacttcgttttaaataagcataataataacttagctacgagacattaatataaaaaggttgaacataacttacaatgattaaaaatagcgtagcgttacacggacagaatttcgacttacacactcaaacgatctctatcataaatcttattattatcataatttaaaattaaaattaagattatttttatatcttattaagttaacattatgatagagatatagaatatagatattgatatttgatattaaggggaaagatatagaaatagaaagatagatttaggatcgAAAAATGTGTCTTTAATTTTACGtaatacatagccttttataggcgaaattagaattgaaattttcatttacgacccctgaactatgctcaattaacaactttttattatttaatattattcttattatgaattatttaaatattatattttattcttgtgcatagttgactcataatttttacaccgttgcgtcgagtgttgagagttgactcatgtcccggttccggattttcgaacgtccttgcgtacaattttatattttgtactttgcgttttgtaacttgtactcttgtcatttttagacgttcctcatcaataatttgaacctttttgattgtatcttgtacttttgagctttttggacctttgtgtcttcaattcgtcgttttcgccttttgtcttcgcacttatttaaaataaacgaatattacttgaaaatggaacaattgcaactaaaatcttgtctttcttgggggattttgctatgaaatatatgttcctttttagccttatcaactgtaatgacccggaatttttcgaccaaattatacttatgagattaatatttacataaattaaaccataccaacatgataagcaatccaaattgttgagacttgtgtttttgaaaagagttttacacaacgtttgaccgtccaatatgaccgatgatatcacgaactatataacataggataattatacgtttgtgtatatatatgtatttatatatatttaacatgatctaaggatggtttaacatctcattgtgtactaatgacaatgagttataagtatattttgaaactactaacttaagttttcaaaacgataactatacgtaacattctttgatatatatacttataatctataatgcttatacatgtatcgtatatataatgtatttaatcactatttaaggacttaaatacataaaacaatataagtatattcacaaaatatagctatatttgaattctcgttccgtttcctcaagatttctatacgtatatctagggtatatgtacccgtatcatacccagcttctatacgtatttactattagtatatacacatcaaatcaacatcctaatcaacattattactgccctagatatgaggtaactaggatttgtcaagtagtatgaattattagtaagaaaacaaaattaggaatccttttctttctttataaactaaaaacgtttttataaatgaacaccatttcttcactccattttctcatacctacaccctcatttctctctcaaaatactcctaacttcatacttgatcatcttcaagcattttccccatcatttagcttcaattacaagctttaaacaccataagaaaactctttcaagaacatatcaaaataaccacccatttgaagaagtttacttccaaccttttgatctaactccaccactctttgattccaagattatttcttatcttttgcagtaactttgttcaagtaacttgaggtagtaaccttgttcataatcttattcaattcatattcatatagctatcttattttgtggtataaaattttaacaacaagaacatagtttgaatgatttcaaacttgttcgcaaactaaatagatccttctaacttgacttttaaaacaattcaagacctgtaatatatcataatgatatgctaacctaacaagatataacttggttttacaaagaacatcttaaaaactgaatctacgtcgtcggagtgcaaccgggggctgttttgggttggataattaaaaaccatcttgaactttgaattggaagttcatgttctggaaaaataaaatttcttatgaatatgttaacacataaaaatttcatggtttaactcaaagtgtaagtatttttagaaaaatgatcattaaatgttgtttttatgatgaaaaatgatcactttcataagtttcaccaaagtttgacctataacctatgatttcgaatacaaactaaggtattttcagttcatattcttaaaatttgactcgatccaaggaagtggcaagttgaaccaacaaaaacggagttgtaatgaagaaactacgactaaaacaagattgggtatccgaagctagtttagctacgaaaatatttggagaaaaagtaaattaatcatatcttttctaattaatatgatattttatatataattacttatgatttgattttatatatttcaggaccacccgtaaacaacacgagaagattaatcataagacctcatgattgtacgcaacacgtcatttgacaacacggtactttatgtacgcaacacgtcatttgacaacatggtaccatgggtcgagattaattctgatcaatacgaatacgatggggtctttatttattttatttaagcaactaattgtggaccactaacatcggactgctaactacggactaagaaaatattaaaagtattaaaagtatatatatatgtaacgattacttaaaaagaaaatatgttgatatgttatatatatggttaggttcgtgatatctatcggagaccaagtcgaattaaataccttcaaggcaaaagtgagtttcatttgctccctttttaattgcttttgcaatgtatatttttggtctgagaatacatgcgctgcttttataaatgtttacgaaatagacacaagtacttaaaaatatattctacgttgagttgtaccactggcatacttccctgtagcttggtaactactatttacatgggtattgtaaacgcgaatcctgttgatagatctaacgggcctgacaaccccaaccggactggacgaccagtattcaacggttgcacagtacttcgttttgtaggctacacttggtacggtgtagtgagattatataataaagggaatatgcgacgttgattaatagttaagtatggttaccaagtgctcaaccacttagaatgctttacatacacttgcgagtgtattatgtttatgattatgaaatcttgtggtctattaacatattgaaatgattgttatgataaacctatgaactcatcaaccttttggttgacactttaaaacatgtttattctcaggtacgaattaagtcttccgctgtgcatttgctcaatataaggacattacttggagccgatcatcgcaatgggaccaaatgttgatgacttcgtccaggtggattaggacgggtcctttcagttaattAATTGATCGGATATATTCTTGAGTTCTTGACAGTAGGATGAAACATTAGGAAAACTGTCCAGCTTGAGATTTGAAAATTGTTGTTGAAGTTGCACCATTCTGGAACGTTCATTACCATGAAACAGACCTTTCAATCGTTCCCACACTTGTTGGGCATTTGAAACAGGTTTCAAAACAGTTTCCATTACAGAACTATAGAATCTAAACGTTTCCAGGTTTCAGAAGATGGTGGAGTTGGTGTTGCGTTAGTGATGGTTTCAgtggaagatgatgatgaagaatcagTGGTAGGAATGATGTGTTGAATTACTTGGTAGGCTCGATAATGGATTTTGAAAAGCTCGAACCAAGAACCTTATTTGCTGTTCTCCATGTCCAGAATGATTGGGATTGAGTTTTTAATGTTACTGACTGTTAGTGCAGGGTGGAATTTGGAGGTATCTGCCATTGTTAAAAAGAAAAGAGGAGATGGAAAATGAAGATAGTAAGCGAGTTTTTGGGAGAGAAGGAAGACTAGTCTGATACGGGAAAATTGTTTAAAAATGTATCGAACTTTTatcaaattcctattgtatgcatccaactttcagatttcctattgtatgcattcagctTTTATATCTCTACTATTGTATGCGTTGAATTACTTATAGCTAAGGTAGCAGGTCAATATGTAGAAAACATTACACAATTGGTCCCTCCACTTAACGCTCGTTAATTTTTACATTAAGTCTTATTTGATCCTACCATTCTCTTCATCATTTTCAATAATTTCAGGCCAGATTCATCACCATCAATATAATCTTACTTGTAAACTACAATTTTTGTGATCATAGAGGTCAACTTATTGATACTTACTTTTAGTCCAAATTTGTCAAATTCATTTCGTATTAGTTTCTTTACCTAGCATCATCATCATTGAAGTTCCTTAATTGTGTTACGCATCAACCAACAATAATGGGAAGAATTTAAAATACCACCAAAAATCCAGTAACCAAAGTAACTAAAAAAATTAAGATTAGACCCATGTGTGAATAAAGAAATGGAAATTTACAGAGTCTCCAAAATGAAGTTACAATATACATCCCTTCTCCGTATCTCAGATCTACTTCAACCAATTAATCAGATCTACTCCGACCAACTGATCTAAGCAACGATTTATACAACAAGCGTCAGAGAAGGTGGTTGGTGTTGCAGGTGACGATGAAGACTGTTGCAGGTGGTGGCGACGATTTGGGTTTTTTAACTGATGGTGATAGTAGATCAAGAAATGGAGAGCTGAGTTTAAATGGTGGTGGTAGTGTGCTTTAAGATTCTAATTCTAATTTCATTTATAAAGAAATGGAGAGATGAAGAAATAAAAGAAGATGAGTTTTCAAAGAGAGTAAAAAAGATGTTTTTGGATTTAAAGGGAAAGGTGAAAAAAGAGGGACTAATGATGTTAAAAATAAGCATAAATGACTACTATGTAATATTTGAAAAATATGAAGGACCAATAATGTAATTTTGTCTAGTATGTGACTTCAAGTTTATCTGTTATAACAAGTTAAGCACATACAATAGAACACTTTAAATAATTAAATGCATATAATAGGAGATCCGAAAGTTGAATACATACCATAGGAATTTAGTAAAAGTTCAATGTATTTTCAAACAATATTCCCGTCTGATACCATAAAGGAGTAATATCCCTGATTGATTTGCATTCACAACTCACCTTACATATATACAGGATTACATGTTATTTTAGGATAATATAACAAACCTTCAAACATATTAGGAAGTGATATGTATGACAACTATGATCTGCTAATATATTTGACATATATATACACGTTGACTATTGAAAACAAACATATAGATTCAACAAAAAGGTCGCGGATGCTAAAAAGTAGAAGCGTAAAACATACTTTCTCTTGTACTACGAACAAGAAATTTTACTACCGGTATGCTGTCATTACTTCCTTGTGATACAGCTACAACcatacctaaaaaaaaaaaaaagggggaacTTCATTAGAAGATTAACCATTACAAGTAATCTAGTGATTGAGGCCCTGATATCGCTCCAAGAGGTCTCCGGTTCGAATTTTGCGATTACAAGATAACCTAGTGATTGAGACCCTAATATCACTCTAAGAGGTCTCTGGTTCGAATTTTGCGGTGACCAAGGAAGGTTTGAAAAGGAGATAGTGTTATAGTATGAGGTTAGATTACTCTCCCTACCggtaacattaaaaaaaaaccttaTAACTATTTACTCTTCATTAGAAGATTGAACAAAAGGACATAATCAAGTATATCATTCCTTATATTTATCATCTTTGTTAAGGTCAGTGATCAATctaacaatataaatatatgtgtgtgcTTAATCAATAAATGTTTATGTATGAGTGCAAGACCTCTTTTACAACCTACTTTATCATGTGTTTCAATGTTatttaagttaacaatcttgtaAATTTGATTTTGAAAGTTCTAACCGAAACTGGATCGAATTCTAAATCGGATTTCGGTTTGGTTTGGTTTTAAAATCTGAATTCGGTTTCTTTTCGGTTTTGCTCCCAAAATTTTCAAAATCAAAACGAATAAAGCAATAAAAACAAAATCTGAACCGGTAACGTAAGGGGATGTAAAACATCACAAAATGAAAGAGTAGTGTAAGACTGAAAACAATGAAAACGAAGATCTGAATTTTTTTTCCCAGTAAATTAAAAAAACTGGTCACTGTATTTAACATATATTGATCATCAATCGGCCCAGATAACTGTATCCATCTCAGACTGGGCAACTCGATATAGTTCCAGCCTCTTTTCTATGTTTTGACGCCTTTCTGTTATTGCAGGATCTTCGTCCAACAGTTTACCCAAATATCTTCCCTGCAAAAAAAgttataataataagaaataagaaatataattatgatataactATAAACACACAGACTCATATACTTATATTATGCTTTCCTTGGCCAATATAGAAAAAGGATAACCATGAATAATGTTCAGTTGTGATCGAAACTTACCTCCTTCGATCCCAGCTCAGTAAAGAAAAGATCGAGTAAGCTACGTTTGGCCTCACGTACTTGACAATACACAACGGATTTGGGGATAGAGTGCCTCAAAGTTTCAACCACCATTTGGACATAAGACAACACAACTGATCCTGTTTATAATATACAAAAAGCCAAGGACTAATTAGAACATTTCCGATATACATGTTTGATGGGAATTTGATACTGTTAATATTAGAAATGATCTTGTTATTGATACGTACCAACTCTGCGAAGATAAGCTTCGTTATATCTATCAAATGTTGATTGTGTTGGATTTCTACCCTTGTCAACATCTTGCGGAAGCTTCCTGAAATAGTCAACTGTCAAGTAACTGCACTCCATGTCGACTAATTGTAAAGTAGCTCTTTTACTTTCATGCCTCATCCTGTCTAATGATTCAAAAGCTGCATTCATCACTTCCACCTTAAGAGATGGATATTGCTTCAGCTCCTAAACATTCAAAACAATTTATAATCATTTTTAAAGATAATCAACATGAAACATACATCTTTTAATCAAAACCTTAAATATTCAAACAAATTTATTTTTTTTGGAATGTCCCATAAAATTCCAACATTCTTTTCTTGGTGATTTTGCACAAAAAATAAATTGACTGACCGAGGTTTCATTAATCGACTTGCGAACTAAATCCTTCAGTATACCATGAACCTGAAACCAATAAGGAATACCACAACGGATTGCAGCGCTGTGAGTATTTTTCTAACAGACAGAACTGCACAACTAAATTAAAGACTACGCGACATATTGACATTATCTGAAAACTATttgcaaaaaaaaaatcattatatgttTGCGTACATACCGCATCAACAACAGCCTCAGCAGGAGCTTTAATAGTAACTAAGCTAGATTCAATAAGACGGCGATAACCTTGTTCGGGAGCTATCAAGTGAGGTTGATATCCATCGGCTTCAGTAATTAGCTTTCTCACATTCTCCATCGAAAGTAGCCTGTCAAACTGTAACCTTTTTAAAGCAGCAGGAAGCTGTATATCAAATACACCGTACACTTTTTCACCACCCGCTCGTCTGCACAGAAAATTACATTTTTTTGAACATAACTCAAATACGCATTATCCAACAATTTCCAAAATATATGTAAAGTAGAAGCAACAAATGCGTAAGGTACTGTGGAAAGAGACTATCTCCATTTAAGACATACATGCCATCAAGATGTTCTTTGAATATCTGATCAAAAGCACGGCTTATCTCCATGATCATATATAATTTTCCctgcaaaacaaaaaaaaaagaccGTTTAATCGAGCTAACATGTgataaaaacaataaaaaaaaggaTAAGCAAGTAGTGAAGTAGATAAAGCATATGCTTACTCCGGCATCAGCAGCGATGGGCTTCCCAAGACGACTTAATTCGGTTTCAAGGTCAATGATTGTTCTGCTGATGAGAGACTGAAGACCAGGGATCTTAGACTTGATGACAGATTCCAAATGCTGAAACGATAAACCATCTCATGAGCAAATTTTAAATCATTAAACAATGATTTTAGACGTTACGGAAAGCTCTAAAATGAGAGACGATGCATTAACAAGATAACCCAACTTAAGCGTAGACACTGAAAACGTAAACGCTCATGAAGAAGATTAACTTACCCTTGAAAGCACTTTCCCTAGATACTCAGAGCCCAATCTGTTAGTAAGATGTCTGTACTCGAGAGAATTTGCAAAATACTCACGCTCTCTCCTTCGAGCGGCAATCAtatcgatatttttattaatatcagcTTGAGATCGGTTAACGACACCAATCCAAGGGAATTTTAGCCTATGTGATCTTCCTTCCAAAATCTGCAAAACCTAAACTTTGTGAGAATGATGGACCCTGAATATTTGAAGTAAAAAATTAAAATTATCATACAGCCTTAAAAGTTTAGTTTCCAGCTTCATCCACATCATTTTATTTCAGTATAGCACTAACGTGCATAATTAATAAGGTCAACATACAATTATCTTTGAGTCGACAAATTTTATCAGTAGACTCGTCAGTGGTAACTTACATCAACTGCATCAGTACCCCGGTCCATGAGATCAATCTTTGTCAAAACTCCAAAAGTTCTCTCCCCTGTGTATTCAAATTTGATAATTCGAGACAGAAAGATTGAAGAGCAAATAAAATTAAGGAAATATATGCATAAACAAATTAACTACACGTTCAACAAAAAGAACAGGATATGTACAAGTATCAAGAATGTGAACTGATCAAACTCAAACAAATAGATAATTTAGTGTATGTCTGTATTGAAGATGGTATATTACCTCTTGGATCCACTTCACGAGAAATTTTGATCGCGTCGGACGTTGCAAGATCTTGGTTGGCAGGAGAAATTGCCAGAATAATGCAGTTAGGCTGCAAGGTGTAGGAATACAGATAGAGTTCAATATATGGTAACCCCGGTACACAAAATTTCAGGTATCAAAGTATTGTTGGGTCACAAGAAGTCAAGAACTACACTTTTTGAAAAAGGAAAAAATACAATGAAATGTAACTGTACTTGCAAACAGGTAGGCGTATTTGAAAACAAAATACCTTCTCAACATAGGAGCGCACCAGGTTTTCAATATCTTGCACAATGCTATCAGACTGACCCTCTACAAAGATCACatatggtaatataagaattaatcAGATCCAACTTACCTAAAATCAAAAAATGCATGATGTTAACTCACCAACAGCAACTTTTGTCAGCCCAGGAAGATCAATCAGAGTTAGGTTTACCACTGTCAAAAATCAGATATAAATTAGCAATATTTTTATGACCTGAGCTACAAAAAAGCATTAAGGGTTGAATAACATATACGCACTAGTAGCAGGTACATCAGCACAAGCTTCAGTATGCTCTTAACTTATTAAAAACTAATGACTCCTTCGTGTAAATTTGTAATCAAAATATGAACTACTTGTAAGAGAAAGCAAGGATACCGTTAGGAGAATATATGCTAAGGTATATAGGAACAGATGAAATTTTCGTACGACCAGTCTCTCGCTCAGTCTCATCAGCAATTTCTTTCCTCACAGCAACTACATAAGATATTAAAGTGAGTTAAGAACTAAGAAACTGACAGATAACTTTTAGAGAAGATAAAAAAAGCACATAAAATTGAAAAATACTCTGTAATTCATACCAAAATCACTGAACGGTTTTCTTGGAAGGTGAGCAAACTCTGCATATTCTTTTCCTTCCTCGATCCTATAAAGTTGCAAAACAAGAGGACGCCTTGTAACAATCCCTGTATAAACACGTTGCCACTACAATACTTAATCACATTTAACATGTGAATCCTTAGAAAAATGGTAATATGATATTTGTCTAAAAGAAATGAATCAGTAACAAATAATTTATTACCAGAGCCACGAGGTAAAAAATCCTTTCCGACAATACTCTCCAGTACAGATGATTTTCCGGAGCTCTAAGAACAATTTATTGTAATTAGAAAGAGAAACAAACTATTAGGAGTTTAATTACTTGCAAAAGTATATAACAACGTAACTTACCATAATCAAATTGGAAAATGTATAGTTAATTCATGAATCAAGCAAATCTCAATAACTTAGTTATGCAGTTACCAAAATCTACCAATCTCTTAAAACTATTACCTAAATGATCATATCTGTGACTAACATACCGTGGGCTAATTACTATAGCACTGGcagtgcctttaaaaaaaaaaaaaaaaaaaaactatagcaCTGGcggtgttaggaagaggggatcgcctggacgttgggagatacaaatttgagagaaaaacaactctattactcacaagaatagatttacagagtattacaaaactcttacaaaaaaactctcaaactcacacacactatctaggttgtgattacacttttctGAGTGATTTGAGATAatttacaatgaaagtttgcatctctatttatagcaaaaattctatggcggtgaatggtgtgaacgaagaaggttggcggaagttggcggccgtcatcgtgttcaagtttgctaCTTCCGTATGAGTTGTTCAAAGCTGGAAACGTTGAACATCTAGATGGCAGCTGGAACAgagccatctagatgacggctggaaaccactggaaaccatcaattctccccctccagccgaatccacgaacattccagttatgtctctgcataacttcaacttttctcgagtcaccacctttgttaacatatccg
Proteins encoded in this region:
- the LOC139864117 gene encoding phragmoplastin DRP1A-like; its protein translation is MNISSIDSINKLQKTCTALGDFGEEHSSLPTLWDSLPSIAVVGGQSSGKSSVLESIVGKDFLPRGSGIVTRRPLVLQLYRIEEGKEYAEFAHLPRKPFSDFVAVRKEIADETERETGRTKISSVPIYLSIYSPNVVNLTLIDLPGLTKVAVEGQSDSIVQDIENLVRSYVEKPNCIILAISPANQDLATSDAIKISREVDPRGERTFGVLTKIDLMDRGTDAVDILEGRSHRLKFPWIGVVNRSQADINKNIDMIAARRREREYFANSLEYRHLTNRLGSEYLGKVLSRHLESVIKSKIPGLQSLISRTIIDLETELSRLGKPIAADAGGKLYMIMEISRAFDQIFKEHLDGIRAGGEKVYGVFDIQLPAALKRLQFDRLLSMENVRKLITEADGYQPHLIAPEQGYRRLIESSLVTIKAPAEAVVDAVHGILKDLVRKSINETSELKQYPSLKVEVMNAAFESLDRMRHESKRATLQLVDMECSYLTVDYFRKLPQDVDKGRNPTQSTFDRYNEAYLRRVGSVVLSYVQMVVETLRHSIPKSVVYCQVREAKRSLLDLFFTELGSKEGRYLGKLLDEDPAITERRQNIEKRLELYRVAQSEMDTVIWAD